The nucleotide window TATTTTTCTTCTTATCTATTGATGAAACAAAAAATTCTTTTCTTATTGGAATACCATAATGGTATATTTTTTCTTTTGGTATTCCCCTTTCCATCATGCTAAGTTTTGTATAATAACTTCCTGTAATATATGCATCTACACTACTATGCACATATGTTTGATGAATTTTATAATCTGTAACTACTGATATAAATGGAATACAAATCTTCCCTTCTTCTTTTAATTCACCAATTACATTAACCAAAAAAGGATGTGTAGCAATAATCACTTCTGGATTATGTTTTTGTATGATTTGATATATTTTATTACGTAAAAACTTAGTAATTATACGAGTTATTTTAAAATTTACCTTTCTCCTATCACTCAACTTATATAATTCCCTATAAGTTTTAGGAAATTTTTTTACCAATATTCTATATCCATCTGATATAAAAGAATCCAATAATTTATTCGTCTCTTTTAAAGCATCTAACTTTACCACACTATATCCATTTGATTTTAATAATTCTTCTAATGAAGCAGCTGCCTGATTATGTCCTCCTCCTGTTGATGCTGTAAATATAAGTATCTTACGCACTATGCTTACCCCTCTCTAATGTATATTTATATATTTAAAACAGGGTTTCCTTTTTTTCTCATTTTTATTTCTAGCTAATATATATTATACACCTTTAATTATATAATTTGGTTAATATTTGATAAAAAAATTTTTATTAATCTTTTTAAGCAAAAAATGAAGAACTAACAGCACCTAAAATATCTGTTAGTTCTTTTCAAAATCTATATTAAAGAGGGATTTATCCAAATAAACTTAGTAAGGCAGTTGCAAGTATAAGCATAAAAGCTCCTCCTATACGAGATGAAATCTGAGCAAACGGCATTAAATTCATACGTTTTGATGCAGATAAAACAGCTACATCTCCTGTTCCTCCCATATTTGCCATACATAATCCAGCTGTAATTGCTGATTCAATTGGATAGAATCCAAGCAAGCTTCCAACAATACCAGAACCAAGTACTGCACCTATTACTGTAACTGTAACTAATAAAATATATTGTAAATTAAATGAGCCGATAACTGCATTTAAATCTGTATATGCTATACCTATACCAACTAATAGTGCTGGAGTCAAATTAACCATTATAAATCTAAACCATTGAAAAGCTCCTACTTCATATTTTCTTGGAACTATACCTATAGCTTTAACTACAGCAACAGATATTATCATTAAAGCATATGAATGTATAGGAATAAATTTAGCTAATATTTTGCCCCAAACAAAGAAAGTAGTTGATAATAAAAGTCCAATTCCTAAATTTCTATAATCTATTTTTTCTATCTTTTCTTCTTGTTTAACTTCTTCAACATTTCCTTTTAATAATTTCCCATTTCCAGTAAGATTTGTTTTAACTTTACCTATTTTATCTAATAAACCTGCAACAACTATAGATAATGCATTTCCAAGTGCAAGAGCTGGAATCATTACAGACAGCATTTCCTTTGGGTCTACTTTTAAAGCTTCTCCAAATATTTTTGATAACGGTACAGCACCAGCTCCCATACCTCCACCCATTATAGGTAATCCTATATAAAGTATTGCCTTTTTAGCACCAAATCCTATTAATCCACCAACTAATCCAACTAATCCTAATGCAGCTGCCACTCCAGCAATAATAGCTGGTAAATATCTTATAGCTGCTTTTATTAATAATTTTCTATCCATACCTAATATACTTCCAGTAATAAGTGCTGCTATATAAAAACTCAAAAATCCTTGTCCTTTCATAAAGTTTGTTACAATTTCACCAGTAGCTTTAGGTAATATACCATAGGT belongs to Caminicella sporogenes DSM 14501 and includes:
- a CDS encoding 2-hydroxycarboxylate transporter family protein, translating into MVGAVQRKKDINNLENQGYKIMGMSIPVFALVTFVVLLATYMGVLPKGMIGAYPIMMVIGAIFNEIGNHTPIIKDYLGGGPIVVIFGSAALITYGILPKATGEIVTNFMKGQGFLSFYIAALITGSILGMDRKLLIKAAIRYLPAIIAGVAAALGLVGLVGGLIGFGAKKAILYIGLPIMGGGMGAGAVPLSKIFGEALKVDPKEMLSVMIPALALGNALSIVVAGLLDKIGKVKTNLTGNGKLLKGNVEEVKQEEKIEKIDYRNLGIGLLLSTTFFVWGKILAKFIPIHSYALMIISVAVVKAIGIVPRKYEVGAFQWFRFIMVNLTPALLVGIGIAYTDLNAVIGSFNLQYILLVTVTVIGAVLGSGIVGSLLGFYPIESAITAGLCMANMGGTGDVAVLSASKRMNLMPFAQISSRIGGAFMLILATALLSLFG
- a CDS encoding MGDG synthase family glycosyltransferase is translated as MRKILIFTASTGGGHNQAAASLEELLKSNGYSVVKLDALKETNKLLDSFISDGYRILVKKFPKTYRELYKLSDRRKVNFKITRIITKFLRNKIYQIIQKHNPEVIIATHPFLVNVIGELKEEGKICIPFISVVTDYKIHQTYVHSSVDAYITGSYYTKLSMMERGIPKEKIYHYGIPIRKEFFVSSIDKKKNKKDDFTILLMCGSIGLKAMEKVLKRLVKSKNRIKIIAVCGNDVDLRIRIEQKYMDKYEDKEIIVYGFTNKIPELMDISDIIISKPGGLTVSESIAKNIPMVIPYVIPGQEEENADFLVHTGAGIRVKKIKEITDVIDNLIENPSLLREMKKNIKKLSKTYSMESIVEIVNKLIEENKYNTKNYKKERVIS